In Providencia alcalifaciens, the sequence TTTCCACGTGAGAGGATTTTCAATATTCTCCGCATCTTCCGCTAAACCAATTCCCCATATTTTATCGACAGGGCTAGCTTCCACAAGGACACGCTCATTTGTTGCCAACAAGAACTGCTTGAGTGCATCATTTTGAGAAAATTTGGCTAAATTAGCGTTTATAACAATATCAAATCGGTTTGTATCCCAAATATCTTGCTTAAAGCCACGAACTTCTCGTCCAAAAGCTTTTGCTGCACCAGGATTCGGAGCATGGATAATTTTTTGCAGGATTTCACTATCACCAAATAAACGCGCTTTTTCTGCCATCATAAAATGTTCGGCACTGGCGAAACGGTTACCATCAACGATAAACGGGGCGGGATACCATTGGCTAAAACAGCTTTTTGTAACTTGCTGTTGTTTGGTTTGATGCCCCCAGAAAAAGACATACTTAAATTTCTTACCCGTTCGGTAGAGCTTACAAAGATTTTTTATATCCATAGGACTAACTTGAAAAATAATAATTAGATTTAGTGAGAGTAACGATAAATAAATGTATTGGCTATCGGAATAACCTACACTGTATTTTTGAATAAAGCTCACACTCTGGAAAGGTATTTATCTGCATCGCTTTTTTTAACTAACATCTCATTGATTTTAACGATATAGTCACATTTATCAATTCATAATGGTTTGAAAAAAAAGAATTTCTTAATCATGGAAAAGATTTTACTCGTGTTGTGGCCGTTGTTTGCTCTCATCGCAATGGGTTTTGTTTTACGTAGAACAGCACTATTTTCTGCCGATTTTTGGCCTAGCGCAGAAAAACTCAATTACTTTATTTTATTCCCTGCATTATTAATAAATAGTTTAGCGAATGCGCCACTCAATAATCCCAAATTACCCTATCTTGCCTGCGCCATTTTTTTCATCCTTGCTGTAAGTTCACTGCTTGTCGTGGTAAATAAATATTTATTTAAAATACCCATTCCACGATTTGGGGCTCACATTCAAGGGATTATTCGTTTTAATACTTATTTAGGATTGGCGATTGTTGCCGATCTTTTTGGTTCAGAAGGAATTGCGATTTCAGCTGTGATTATGGCGATTTTAGTTCCTAGCTGTAATGTCATTGCGGTATTGTCGTTAAGTGCAGGAAAGAAAGTTTCACTGAAGCAGCTGGTCATGCCTATTGCTAAAAATCCATTGATTATTTCTTGTTTCATCGGAATTTTATTAAACTTATTACCGATAGGTTTACCATTTGGGTCTGACCAATTTTTAAAATTATTGGCCGCAGCCAGTTTGCCTTTAGGATTAATTTGTATTGGTGGGGCACTACAAACAGCAACGCTCAGGAAAGAGTTTAAACCTATTATGGTTTCAACATTATTTCGCTTGCTTGCTATGCCAGTTCTAGCTTCTTTTACAGCTTATTTATTTGAATTACCAACATTAGAAAGTGTGCTTTTAGTCATCTTTTTCTCTATACCTACTGCACCAACGTCCTATATTTTAACTAAGCAGCTTAATGGTGATAGCCAATTAATGGCAGGGATCATTACTTTCCAAACTATTCTTGCCGTTATTACATTACCACTAGTTTTAACACTAATTACTCAATAATATTGTTTTTATATAAAAAAGCAGCATCGTAATAATTATGATGCTGCTTTCTACGACTAAGTGAAGTTAGAGATGCAATTATTTAACCAGTTTACAATCACGACCTTTGTCATCAGAAACACGGTTGTTAACAGCATCATCTTCAGAAATAGTGGCTAAGTTTAAGCCTGCTTTGCTGCTCCATAGTTGAAAGTTTTCACCAACATAGCGAGCGCCACTCGCGGCTTCTTTGCTTTTCAGTAAAATCAATTCATCGCTGTAAAGCATCACTGCTGTATCTTGATTAGGAAAAGAAACTTTAATTTTTTGTCCATCACAGTTATAGGTTTGTGTTTTAGCTGCGAATGCAGATGAAGATGCAGCTAAAATTGATAATGCAGTAATAGAAGAAACTAAAAGTGTTTTTTTCATTGGGTTTCCTTAATACCTTTTAAGTATTTATACCAGCGTTCATAAACATTGAAGCTATAAGCTAGAGCATCATAATATTACGTTTAAATATACATTGCATAAACATTTAGTCACTACTTGATGAAATTTAATAATGTTCTTAATTCGGGTTTAATCTGTTTCATAAATAAAAATGTAAATACTTTAGATATTTTCATATTAAATTAATTCCGGGATTCGCAATAGGTGAAATAGTTAAATCACAAGTAGAATAAACTAAGATTTTAACTTATTAA encodes:
- a CDS encoding NADAR family protein, yielding MDIKNLCKLYRTGKKFKYVFFWGHQTKQQQVTKSCFSQWYPAPFIVDGNRFASAEHFMMAEKARLFGDSEILQKIIHAPNPGAAKAFGREVRGFKQDIWDTNRFDIVINANLAKFSQNDALKQFLLATNERVLVEASPVDKIWGIGLAEDAENIENPLTWKGLNLLGFALMEVRAQLSN
- a CDS encoding AEC family transporter, translating into MEKILLVLWPLFALIAMGFVLRRTALFSADFWPSAEKLNYFILFPALLINSLANAPLNNPKLPYLACAIFFILAVSSLLVVVNKYLFKIPIPRFGAHIQGIIRFNTYLGLAIVADLFGSEGIAISAVIMAILVPSCNVIAVLSLSAGKKVSLKQLVMPIAKNPLIISCFIGILLNLLPIGLPFGSDQFLKLLAAASLPLGLICIGGALQTATLRKEFKPIMVSTLFRLLAMPVLASFTAYLFELPTLESVLLVIFFSIPTAPTSYILTKQLNGDSQLMAGIITFQTILAVITLPLVLTLITQ
- a CDS encoding MliC family protein; the protein is MKKTLLVSSITALSILAASSSAFAAKTQTYNCDGQKIKVSFPNQDTAVMLYSDELILLKSKEAASGARYVGENFQLWSSKAGLNLATISEDDAVNNRVSDDKGRDCKLVK